From one Verrucomicrobiota bacterium genomic stretch:
- a CDS encoding tetratricopeptide repeat protein — protein MARNAEEHCRLARQMCEQGLWHELLTFAQKWHEENPNDHKALYYMGLGFSGTNQFAKAETAYREALAIDPSDVNAWNNLAGILYENLQRPAEGIACLEQALKINPGHKLGWSNLATMVGRLGHHDKAMAYADRAIALDPKLVEAYLHKGTAALALGKMEALKEVCDVLATIEPEKFCRAR, from the coding sequence ATGGCACGGAACGCAGAAGAACACTGCCGGCTTGCCCGCCAAATGTGCGAGCAAGGGTTGTGGCATGAACTGTTGACCTTCGCGCAGAAGTGGCACGAAGAAAACCCGAACGACCACAAGGCGCTCTATTACATGGGCCTGGGCTTCAGTGGCACAAATCAATTCGCCAAAGCGGAAACGGCCTATCGCGAGGCCCTGGCGATCGATCCATCTGACGTCAATGCGTGGAACAATCTCGCGGGGATTCTTTACGAAAACCTGCAGCGTCCGGCGGAAGGTATTGCGTGCCTTGAGCAGGCGTTGAAGATCAACCCTGGTCATAAACTTGGCTGGTCAAATCTCGCCACCATGGTTGGCAGACTCGGACATCATGACAAGGCGATGGCGTATGCCGACCGGGCTATTGCGCTGGACCCGAAACTGGTCGAGGCTTACTTGCACAAAGGCACCGCCGCGTTGGCGCTCGGAAAAATGGAAGCTCTCAAAGAGGTCTGCGATGTGCTCGCGACCATCGAACCAGAAAAGTTCTGTCGCGCCAGGTAA
- a CDS encoding ABC transporter ATP-binding protein, with protein MTAETMIECEKLTKCFGHFTAVDHVSFSIGKGSIFGFLGPNGSGKSTVIRMLCGLLEPSDGLGRIAGFDVAREAEQIKSLIGYMSQKFSLYDELTVHENLTFYSRLYGLRGVALAKRRGELIALTHLEPYLERRAGLLSGGWRQRLAMACSLVHKPSVLFLDEPTAGIDPVARRELWDLLFEFSSQGITLFVTTHYMDEAERCSHVGYIYMSKLVVCGVPDDLKQLPVVNPPGTKRLDVTCDHVTVGLQAIRHERGIRAATVFGQSMHLLVDEGLPEQFLRDKLAAVNIHRADIRPIAPSLEDVFVALTNRNNGK; from the coding sequence ATGACCGCTGAAACCATGATCGAATGTGAAAAGCTGACCAAGTGTTTCGGCCATTTCACGGCAGTGGATCACGTTTCGTTTTCCATCGGCAAGGGTTCGATCTTTGGTTTCCTCGGGCCAAATGGGTCGGGCAAATCCACGGTCATCCGTATGTTGTGCGGGTTGCTCGAACCGAGCGACGGCTTGGGGCGCATCGCGGGGTTCGACGTGGCGCGGGAAGCGGAGCAGATCAAATCGCTCATCGGCTACATGTCGCAGAAGTTTTCACTCTACGACGAGTTGACGGTGCATGAGAACCTGACGTTTTACAGCCGGCTTTACGGACTGCGCGGCGTGGCGCTGGCGAAGCGGCGCGGGGAATTGATCGCCCTTACGCATCTCGAACCGTATCTAGAGCGGCGCGCGGGGCTGCTCTCCGGCGGCTGGCGGCAACGGCTGGCGATGGCGTGTTCGCTCGTCCACAAGCCGAGTGTGTTGTTCCTCGACGAGCCGACGGCAGGGATTGATCCGGTGGCGCGGCGCGAGTTGTGGGATTTGCTGTTTGAGTTTTCGAGCCAGGGCATCACGCTGTTCGTGACGACGCATTATATGGACGAAGCGGAGCGATGCTCGCACGTGGGCTACATTTACATGTCGAAGCTCGTGGTGTGCGGTGTGCCGGATGACTTGAAGCAGTTGCCGGTGGTGAATCCGCCCGGCACGAAGCGGCTCGATGTGACTTGTGACCACGTCACGGTCGGCTTGCAGGCGATCCGCCATGAGCGCGGCATCCGCGCGGCGACGGTGTTTGGCCAGTCCATGCATCTGCTGGTGGATGAGGGGTTGCCGGAACAATTCTTGCGCGACAAACTGGCGGCTGTGAACATCCATCGCGCGGACATCCGGCCCATCGCGCCGTCGTTGGAGGATGTGTTTGTGGCGTTGACGAACCGCAACAACGGAAAATGA
- a CDS encoding class I SAM-dependent methyltransferase, protein MNDSLKAETEKLSRSWSQYEAPFLQNYLVADVEDPRINVQSILSRHFLLGTLLGEKIQAVLAEELRFAAAMNWLLKLRRRAGDSDELRAVLYALKRGADNAEGTDIPHLVVQTFGSLPASTCGGQIPNYIEDFLSNARAPERESLRNDTSLDAFLRIWNEVLSHKTPQRISVLEPACGSANDYRFLVACGIARCIDYTGIDLCEKNVQNAQAMFPGVRFEVGNIFEINSADQSFDFCFVHDLFEHLSLSGLESAVKEICRVVRRGICVGFFQMDEIPEHVVRPVDDYHWNMLSMEKTKGLFTQEGFTVQVFHIGSYLRSRIGCNETHNLNAYTFVAVQEG, encoded by the coding sequence ATGAACGATTCGCTCAAAGCAGAGACAGAGAAACTTTCCCGCTCGTGGTCGCAGTACGAGGCGCCCTTCCTGCAAAACTACCTGGTCGCTGACGTGGAAGACCCGCGCATCAACGTCCAGAGCATTCTGTCTCGTCATTTCCTGCTCGGCACATTGCTCGGAGAGAAAATTCAGGCGGTTCTCGCTGAAGAACTTCGTTTTGCCGCGGCCATGAACTGGCTGCTCAAGCTGCGCCGACGTGCCGGCGACAGCGACGAATTGCGCGCGGTTCTTTACGCGCTGAAACGCGGCGCGGACAACGCCGAAGGTACAGACATTCCGCATTTGGTGGTGCAGACTTTCGGTTCGTTGCCCGCCTCGACCTGTGGGGGCCAAATCCCCAACTACATCGAAGATTTTCTTTCGAACGCCCGTGCACCTGAGAGGGAGTCATTGCGCAACGACACCTCTCTCGACGCTTTTCTTCGCATTTGGAATGAAGTCCTCTCGCACAAAACACCGCAACGCATTTCGGTGCTTGAGCCGGCTTGTGGCTCGGCGAACGACTATCGCTTCCTCGTCGCCTGCGGCATTGCGCGGTGCATCGACTACACAGGCATTGATCTGTGTGAGAAAAACGTCCAAAACGCGCAAGCCATGTTCCCAGGGGTGCGATTTGAAGTCGGCAACATCTTTGAAATCAATTCAGCCGACCAATCCTTCGACTTTTGCTTCGTTCACGACCTGTTCGAACATCTCTCGCTGTCGGGACTGGAGAGCGCGGTGAAAGAGATTTGTCGCGTCGTGCGCCGCGGCATTTGCGTCGGGTTTTTCCAAATGGATGAAATCCCCGAGCACGTCGTGCGGCCGGTGGACGATTACCACTGGAACATGCTGAGCATGGAGAAAACGAAGGGGCTGTTCACGCAGGAGGGCTTTACGGTTCAGGTGTTTCATATCGGTTCGTATCTGCGCTCGCGCATCGGTTGCAACGAGACTCACAATCTCAACGCCTACACATTCGTGGCCGTGCAAGAGGGTTAG
- a CDS encoding sulfatase, whose product MQPLLFAAILLAVSIAAGADKASARLNVLYIVSDDLNNNLGCYGSPVVKSPNLDRLAARGVRFDRGYCNYPVCNASRTSFLSGCRPDTTRIVDNATPPRTFLKDAVFMPEYFRQQGYRTIKVGKIFHTGDQFEDPRSWDVDIREKKSAKNPPAEQILRKQGPIGIVLRAKDEDTWDGFVARKAVELLENCLKDGKPFFIAAGFRRPHAPYIAPEKYYAFYEPDKLKPRYGPLEHLANIPDLALTYRLGAQKFPETRPGDTIAAYYAGISFMDAQVGVLLDTLDRLKLWDRTVVVFHSDHGYHLGEHGGLWHKMCLFEETTRVPLIVAAPGKKSGVSTQLVELVDLYPTLADLCGLKIPSDLEGTSFVPLLDNPRRDWKRAVFTVVSRSNNNDVAKKLDVSRMGRTLFDGRWRYTEWPDGTAELYDHDSDPFEYANLVKDEKQAAQLAEIKKLLQDGWRAALPGK is encoded by the coding sequence GTGCAGCCACTCCTCTTCGCAGCAATATTGCTCGCTGTTTCCATCGCAGCCGGCGCGGATAAAGCGTCGGCGCGCTTGAACGTGCTCTACATTGTTTCCGATGATTTGAACAACAACCTCGGCTGTTACGGGAGTCCGGTGGTGAAGTCGCCAAACCTCGACCGCCTCGCGGCGCGCGGCGTGCGGTTTGATCGTGGCTACTGCAACTATCCGGTCTGCAACGCCTCGCGCACGTCGTTCCTCAGCGGTTGCCGGCCGGACACCACGCGCATCGTGGACAACGCGACTCCGCCCCGAACATTCCTGAAAGACGCGGTGTTCATGCCGGAATATTTTCGTCAACAGGGTTACCGTACCATCAAAGTCGGGAAGATCTTTCACACCGGCGACCAGTTCGAAGACCCGCGTTCGTGGGACGTGGACATTCGCGAGAAGAAATCGGCGAAGAACCCACCCGCCGAACAGATTCTGCGCAAACAAGGCCCTATCGGAATCGTGCTTCGGGCGAAGGACGAAGACACCTGGGATGGATTTGTCGCGCGCAAGGCAGTCGAGCTGCTGGAAAATTGTTTGAAGGATGGAAAACCGTTTTTCATTGCGGCCGGTTTCCGGCGTCCGCACGCGCCATACATTGCGCCGGAAAAATATTATGCGTTCTACGAGCCGGACAAGTTGAAGCCGCGTTACGGACCACTGGAACATCTGGCAAATATTCCCGATCTCGCGCTTACGTACCGGCTCGGTGCGCAGAAATTTCCGGAGACGCGTCCGGGCGACACCATCGCGGCCTACTACGCCGGCATCAGTTTCATGGACGCGCAGGTCGGCGTGTTACTCGACACGCTCGACCGTCTGAAACTCTGGGACAGGACGGTCGTCGTCTTCCACAGTGATCACGGCTACCATCTCGGCGAGCATGGCGGGCTGTGGCACAAGATGTGTCTGTTCGAGGAGACGACGCGCGTGCCGCTCATCGTCGCCGCGCCGGGGAAAAAATCCGGCGTCTCGACGCAGCTCGTGGAACTCGTGGATCTCTACCCAACGCTCGCGGACCTCTGCGGCTTGAAAATTCCGAGCGACCTCGAAGGCACAAGCTTCGTTCCGTTACTGGACAATCCGCGCCGCGATTGGAAACGTGCGGTGTTCACCGTCGTCAGCCGCAGCAACAACAATGACGTGGCGAAAAAGCTCGATGTGTCGAGGATGGGCCGAACGCTGTTCGACGGGCGCTGGCGTTACACGGAATGGCCAGATGGCACGGCGGAGTTGTATGACCATGACAGCGATCCGTTCGAATACGCAAATCTGGTCAAGGATGAGAAGCAAGCAGCACAACTTGCCGAGATAAAGAAACTGCTGCAGGACGGCTGGCGCGCCGCGCTGCCAGGAAAGTAA
- a CDS encoding divalent-cation tolerance protein CutA, with translation MKSTDKYFVVLVTAPDLRTARKLAGVALQARVIACANLIPKIESHYRWQGKLETSTEVLLVLKTTRARLVALEKLILSKHPYETPEFIVLPLSGGNKRYLDWLTGSVAESRR, from the coding sequence ATGAAATCAACGGACAAGTACTTCGTGGTTCTGGTGACAGCGCCGGACTTGAGAACCGCGCGCAAACTGGCCGGGGTGGCGTTGCAAGCGCGAGTGATCGCTTGCGCCAATTTGATTCCGAAAATTGAATCGCATTACCGGTGGCAGGGCAAATTGGAAACCAGCACAGAAGTGTTGTTGGTTTTGAAAACAACGCGCGCGCGGCTGGTGGCCTTGGAGAAATTGATCTTGTCCAAACATCCTTACGAAACGCCTGAGTTCATCGTGTTGCCGTTGAGCGGAGGAAATAAACGCTACCTCGATTGGCTGACCGGAAGCGTGGCTGAATCGCGGAGGTGA
- the trpB gene encoding tryptophan synthase subunit beta produces MSKATSETLPDAQGHFGPYGGRFVPETLMHPLQELEEEYFRSQQDPEFQRELNYYLREFCGRPTPLYFAERLTRELGGAKIFLKREDLLHTGAHKINNCIGQILLAKRMGKTRIIAETGAGQHGVATATVAAMFGFKCVIYMGAVDCERQALNVFRMKMLGAEVVPVEAGQKTLKEAINEAMRDWVTNVRTTHYILGTVYGAHPYPLMVRNFQRVIGDEARRQILEKEERLPDLLVACVGGGSNAMGLFYPFLEDKSVKMVGVEAGGEGIIPNKHAARFQGGSLGVLQGTRSFLLQDEFGQIQLTHSVSAGLDYAAVGPEHAWLCDQKRVEYTYATDDKALEAFFKLARLEGIIPALESAHAIAEVIQHAPKMSKDALIIVNLSGRGDKDVAQVAAKMGLQTPK; encoded by the coding sequence ATGAGCAAAGCAACCAGTGAAACATTGCCCGATGCCCAAGGCCACTTCGGTCCTTACGGCGGACGTTTTGTGCCGGAGACGTTGATGCATCCGTTGCAGGAACTGGAGGAGGAATATTTCCGTTCGCAGCAAGACCCGGAGTTTCAGCGCGAATTGAACTACTACTTGCGCGAATTCTGTGGCCGCCCCACGCCACTTTACTTCGCCGAGCGATTGACGCGCGAGCTCGGCGGCGCGAAGATTTTTCTCAAGCGGGAAGACTTGCTCCACACTGGCGCGCACAAGATCAACAACTGCATCGGCCAGATTCTGCTCGCGAAACGCATGGGCAAGACGCGCATCATCGCCGAAACCGGCGCGGGCCAGCACGGCGTCGCCACAGCCACCGTCGCGGCCATGTTCGGATTCAAGTGCGTTATCTATATGGGTGCAGTGGATTGCGAACGGCAGGCGCTGAATGTCTTTCGCATGAAAATGCTCGGCGCGGAAGTGGTGCCGGTCGAAGCCGGACAGAAAACGTTGAAGGAAGCCATCAACGAAGCCATGCGCGACTGGGTCACCAACGTGCGGACGACGCACTACATCCTCGGAACGGTCTATGGTGCGCATCCGTATCCGCTCATGGTGCGGAATTTCCAGCGCGTCATCGGCGATGAAGCACGTCGGCAGATTCTGGAAAAGGAGGAGCGCCTGCCCGATTTGCTCGTTGCCTGCGTCGGAGGCGGCTCGAACGCAATGGGCCTCTTTTATCCGTTTCTCGAAGACAAGTCTGTGAAGATGGTCGGTGTCGAGGCGGGGGGCGAAGGCATCATTCCGAACAAACACGCGGCGCGGTTTCAAGGCGGCTCGCTTGGCGTTTTGCAAGGCACGCGCTCGTTTCTGTTGCAGGATGAGTTTGGCCAGATTCAACTCACCCACAGCGTCAGCGCCGGACTCGATTACGCCGCTGTCGGCCCGGAACACGCCTGGTTGTGCGATCAAAAGCGCGTCGAATACACCTACGCCACCGACGACAAAGCGCTCGAAGCTTTCTTCAAACTCGCACGGCTGGAAGGAATTATTCCCGCGCTCGAATCCGCCCACGCCATTGCCGAGGTTATCCAACACGCGCCGAAGATGAGCAAGGACGCGCTCATCATCGTGAACCTCTCCGGTCGCGGTGACAAAGACGTTGCGCAGGTGGCGGCGAAGATGGGATTGCAGACGCCGAAATGA
- a CDS encoding ABC transporter permease, with protein MKSPFRGFNAILYKEFIVVLRDPLTLFFMFFPPLIEMVAFGYALDNDVKHMAMVVMNEDRSVESRQIVDNFVNTQTFRVVGEVQSVSEMATAIRKGKAYVGLQIPPDFTRDLHAGRTARVQVLIDGSSSTIALSALNTALAVALRQSVMSLLREMGRRELPMEVRPQILYNPAMKSPNFFVPGVIGVVLQIATTFATAMSLVRERERGTLEQLLVSPLSRWGLMLGKIVPYLLIGMCMATGLFAIMHWLFAVPIAGSLMALFASSLIYVFTLLSLGLLISTKAENSMQALQMCMMLIMPSVFFSGFIFPRETMPWIFNAIGAMLPTTYFIELERAIILRGASLTEFWFHLTVMSGMGLALFALCALRFKRKIA; from the coding sequence GTGAAATCTCCCTTCCGCGGTTTCAACGCCATTCTCTACAAGGAATTCATCGTGGTGTTGCGTGACCCGCTCACGCTGTTCTTCATGTTTTTTCCGCCGTTGATCGAAATGGTCGCCTTTGGCTACGCGCTCGACAACGACGTGAAACACATGGCGATGGTGGTAATGAACGAGGACCGCTCGGTCGAAAGCCGCCAGATCGTGGACAACTTCGTCAACACGCAAACCTTCCGCGTAGTGGGCGAAGTGCAAAGCGTCAGCGAGATGGCCACCGCCATCCGCAAAGGCAAAGCTTACGTGGGATTGCAAATTCCACCCGACTTCACGCGCGATCTTCACGCCGGCCGCACGGCGCGGGTGCAGGTGTTGATCGACGGCTCCAGTTCCACCATCGCGCTGTCGGCGTTGAACACGGCGTTGGCGGTGGCGCTGCGCCAATCCGTGATGTCGCTGTTACGCGAAATGGGCCGCCGCGAGTTGCCGATGGAGGTGCGCCCGCAAATTCTTTACAACCCGGCGATGAAAAGCCCGAATTTTTTTGTGCCAGGCGTCATCGGAGTCGTGCTGCAGATCGCCACGACGTTCGCCACGGCGATGTCTCTGGTGCGCGAACGCGAGCGCGGCACGTTGGAACAATTGCTGGTCAGCCCGCTCTCGCGCTGGGGATTGATGCTCGGCAAGATTGTGCCTTATCTGCTGATCGGGATGTGCATGGCGACGGGACTGTTCGCCATCATGCACTGGCTGTTCGCGGTGCCGATTGCGGGTAGTTTGATGGCGCTGTTCGCGTCGAGTTTGATCTACGTTTTCACGCTGTTGAGTCTGGGTCTGCTGATTTCGACGAAAGCGGAAAACTCCATGCAGGCGCTGCAGATGTGCATGATGCTGATCATGCCGTCCGTGTTTTTTTCCGGATTCATTTTCCCGCGCGAAACGATGCCGTGGATTTTCAACGCCATCGGCGCAATGCTGCCGACAACGTATTTCATCGAGCTGGAGCGCGCGATCATTCTGCGCGGCGCGAGCTTGACGGAATTCTGGTTTCACCTGACGGTGATGTCGGGCATGGGACTCGCCTTGTTCGCCCTGTGCGCCTTGCGGTTCAAAAGGAAGATCGCGTGA
- a CDS encoding Uma2 family endonuclease, whose translation MLAPTKHRFSVKEYYRMAETGVLRPDARVELLNGEIIDMSPIGPFHGGVTNYLIESFTAASKGRWMTAVQNPVRLDDHSEPQPDLVLLKPSSDFYRKRHPQPEHVYLLIEVSDTSLVTDREEKLPAYGRAGITEVWLVNLNDETIEVYREPHFPGYGSKTILRAGDKAKPQAFPDVAVDVAELLKR comes from the coding sequence ATGCTTGCGCCGACCAAACATCGTTTCAGCGTAAAGGAGTACTACCGCATGGCGGAAACCGGCGTGCTCAGGCCGGACGCGCGCGTGGAACTGCTCAATGGAGAAATTATTGATATGTCACCGATTGGCCCTTTTCATGGAGGCGTAACCAATTATCTGATCGAAAGCTTCACCGCGGCCTCCAAAGGGCGATGGATGACGGCGGTTCAGAACCCGGTGCGTTTGGACGATCATTCCGAACCGCAGCCGGACTTGGTATTACTCAAGCCGTCCTCCGACTTTTACCGGAAGCGCCATCCGCAACCGGAGCATGTGTACTTGCTGATCGAAGTTTCTGACACTTCGCTGGTGACTGACCGCGAAGAAAAACTTCCCGCCTACGGACGCGCGGGCATTACGGAGGTGTGGCTTGTTAACCTCAACGATGAAACAATTGAAGTTTATCGCGAACCGCACTTCCCGGGCTATGGATCAAAAACCATCCTGCGCGCGGGCGACAAAGCCAAACCACAAGCCTTCCCCGACGTCGCAGTGGATGTGGCCGAATTGCTGAAACGCTGA
- a CDS encoding phosphoribosylanthranilate isomerase, with amino-acid sequence MSPKVKICGITNLPDALAAAEAGADALGLMFVETSPRHVSLAIAADIARQLPPFIIKVGVFVNAPEELVFCAIGDCGLNLLQFHGEETPEYCRQFGLMSMKAFRIRDAESLRALPGYKTDAFLLDSHVAGKSGGTGKSFNWDLAIEAKKFGRPIFLAGGLTPENVGDAVRQVEPYGVDVSSGVEASPGKKDITKVRAFITAAKRAA; translated from the coding sequence ATGAGCCCAAAAGTCAAAATCTGCGGCATTACGAATCTTCCCGACGCGCTGGCGGCGGCCGAGGCGGGCGCCGACGCGTTGGGTTTGATGTTTGTGGAAACCAGCCCGCGCCATGTGTCTCTGGCGATCGCGGCGGACATCGCGCGGCAGTTGCCGCCGTTCATCATCAAGGTGGGCGTCTTTGTGAATGCGCCCGAAGAACTGGTCTTCTGCGCCATCGGGGATTGTGGATTGAACCTCCTCCAGTTTCATGGCGAGGAAACTCCCGAGTATTGCCGGCAATTCGGCTTGATGAGCATGAAGGCCTTCCGTATTCGCGATGCAGAATCGCTACGGGCGCTGCCGGGTTACAAAACGGATGCGTTCTTGCTCGACAGTCACGTCGCCGGAAAATCCGGCGGGACGGGAAAAAGTTTCAACTGGGATCTGGCGATTGAAGCCAAGAAATTCGGAAGGCCGATATTCCTCGCCGGCGGTTTGACTCCTGAAAATGTTGGCGATGCTGTGCGCCAGGTCGAACCCTACGGCGTGGATGTTTCGAGTGGCGTCGAAGCGTCACCGGGCAAGAAGGACATCACCAAGGTGCGGGCATTCATCACCGCCGCCAAGCGAGCAGCCTGA